AAACCTCAGGCCGCCCCCCATCCCCCAACTCAGGCCGATACTCCACCCGCCCCCCGTACTCGTTCCGCCCCCCAAGCCGAACCCCCAACCCCCCCGCGAACGCCGCCTCACACCGCCCCGCGTTAGGACTCGGATGCCGATGCCCATCCCGAATCCAAACAGCCAAAGCCTCCGGGGGAGACCCCCCGACCACAGGCGCCAGCAGACAAGCCAACCCCGCCGTAACCCGCGCCGGCACCCAATTAGCCAAGTCATCCACCCGAGCCGCCGCCCACCCAAAATGCTCGTACCGCTCCGACCGATGCCCCACCATCGCATCCAACGTGTTGACAGCCCGATAAACAAGCAACCCCGGCACCCCCGCCACCGCCCCCCAGAACAACGGCGCCACCACAGCATCCGATGTGTTCTCCGCCACCGACTCCACCGTGGCCCGAACCAACTCCCCCTCCCCCAACCCGGAAGGATCCCGACCACACAGATGCGGCAACCTCCCCCGAGCCGCCTCCAGATCCCCACCCTCAAGGGCCCGAGCCATGAACACCCCCTCCCGTCCGAGAGAGGTCCCCCCCAGCACAGCCCAAGTAGCCAGCGCCGTGACAGCAGTCCGCCCCACCGAACTCCTCCGGCTCACCCGCTCAGCGACGACCCCCAAACCCCCCGCCGCCCCCACACACACGACCACATGCACAACCCCCCGTCCCCGAGACCCCCCATAAACCCGCCGCTCCACCCACCCCGCGAACCGTCCGAAAACGGCCACCGGATGCCCCACCCCCTCCGGATCCCCGAACAAACCATCCGCCGCGACCCCCAGCAAAATCCCCAGCCCCCGCACAACACACCCCTCCCCAACACCGATCACCAAGCAAGCACAAACGGTACTACCGCAGACAAAAAGCAAGCTCATCCCAGTTGGCATCAAGCCAAGCCGCGGCCCGCCGAATCCGATCCCCCGCCCCCGCGTCCCACATCCGAGCCCACCCCCCACCCTCACGAACAGCCCGCACCCGCATCCGCTCGTACGACCGCCCGAACCGCAACCGACTGACCTCCAGCAACCGCCGCCGCTCCCCGGCCTCCAATCCGTAGGCATCACAGAACAGCCGCAGCCGCCTCCCCACATCAAGCCCCCGCTGCCGAGGATCCCGATCGATCGGATCAGCGACAGGCCCCCAGTGCCGCAAGGTGGTGGCGATGTCGTACACCCGCGTCACCGGCCGCGCCATATCGAAGTCGATCAACCCCCAAGGCCGCTCATCCCGAAAAATCACATTCTCCGTAGTGATGTCGCAATGCCCCACCAATTCAGGCACCCCGTCATCCCCCGACCCGTCCTCCCAAACAGCACCCGCCGGCACCCGAAACGAAGCCACCGCATCGTGATACCGCCGAACCAACCCCCCAAGCTCCTCCAACACGTCATCCCGCACCACATAAGCCGGCAGAGGCCAAACCCCCGCCTCCCCCGGCAAGTAAGAAAGCACCTCCCGCCCCGACTCATCCACCCCCAGCACCCGAGGCGCCCCCTCGAACCCCACATCCTCCAGGTGCCGTAACAACGCATGAACCGCCTCAGCCGACCGCCCCATCCTCCGCCGCACGGTATCCCCGACCCGCACGACCCCACCCGTCACATCCCCACCAGGAAGCCCGATCTCCACATCGGCCGTACGCAAACCCATGCCACCCAACCATAGCCCCACCCCACCAAGATCACATGTCCTGAAGTGCGAGTTCACCCGAAACAGCCCACCTCCGCCCCCTCAAGAACCCCCGAAATCCGCCCCCGACACAGCGTCGACCACTCCGCCACCTACGTACTTCCGCCCCTGCTCCCCGAATCCGACCTCAAGCAGGCCCCTGTTCCCCCTCCCGCTCCCCACCCCGAGTCTGAACGAACCGCCGCACCATCTCGGTAGACCTCCACCCCGTGATCCTCATCAACTCAAGCGGATCCCCCCCGGCCGCCAGATGCCCCTCCGCCACCGTGTACCGGAACCGATGCGGATGCAGCCGCCCCGCGATCCCCGCCTCCCTCCCCCGCCGCTCCAAGATCTGCTGAATCCCCGAAGCCGTAAGCCTCCGCTCCCCACCCCGAGCCGTGACCCCCCGCATCGGCAACCACAACCAGGGAGACGACGCATGCGGATGCCGAGCACGAGCCCGCAGATACCGATCAATGGCCCCCACCGCCTGAGCCCCGACCGGCGCCAGATGCGCCTCCCTCCCCACCCCCCGATCGATCCGCAACACCCCTTCCTCCAACCGCACATCATTCTGACTCTCGTCATCCGGCCGGTACCGCAACCCCGCCAGCCCCGAGACCCGCATCCCGTTGTCCATCAAGATCCGAATGATCGCCATATCCCGTCGATCCACCCAAGACCCCCCCGAACACACCTCCACCAACGCAGCCAACTCCCCCTCCCCCAACACCTCAACCCCCCGCACCCCCACCTCAGGCGCCTCAACCCCCTCCACCGGCGACCCCGCAACACGCTCCCCCTCAGCTATCAACCAGTTAAAAAACACCCGAAGATTCCGAAAATGCTTATGAGCATTCCCCGCACTGGTCTCAACCGCACAGACCTCCAAAAACCCCCGAACATCCTCAACCCCCACCCCCTCCACATCCGCCGACACCCCCCGCTCCGCCAGAAACCCAGCCAGCGCCCGTACGCTGTCCAGGTAACTCCGCACCGTCCCCTCCGACCGCCCCGCCGCCCGCAACGCCATCTCCCAGGACCCCACAAGCTCCAACAACGGCACAACCCGCACCTCAGATCTTCGACCCCGCACCCCAACCATCTCCAAATCCGATACTGTTCAACCGCCGACCGAATATGCTACCTTCCACCATGACCCGTGAACCCCCAGTTCACCACCCCAAACCAAGCGCCCTTAGCTCAGCCGGACAGAGCACCGGACTTCTAATCCGACGGTCGCAGGTTCGAATCCTGCAGGGCGCGCCCTCCACAACCAGTCGCAAGAGCCCCTGACCAGCAGCTTCACGGTCAGGGGCTCTTGCGTTGCTGTCCGGCTGTGTCCGGTTGTCACCGAGGATCTACGGCACGTTGTTCCCAATGCGTTCCCACGGCTCCGGCTACGGGTCCTCAGTGGTCGAGCGCTTCAGAGATCCGGCGCTTGGCCGCTTCGTCCTGACCCACGATGCACTTGACGTAAATGCGCAGGGGAGTTCCGCGCTGTGCCCTGTCCACTGGGCGACCTGGGTAGCAGGGACGCCAGCATTGAGCCCGTGGAGGCGCGGCGCCGGAGATCTTAGATGCGGCACCCCGGCTACTTGGGGAGGAACAGGGCAACGATGGCTGCGAGACAGGACACCGCGGATGCCAGGGCTGCAATGGAAGCTAGACCCTCTTTGGGTGAGGTCCACAAGCCGTGATTGAGACGGCGGAGCTTCTCCGAGCCCAGTCGGCGAAAGAAGTTCTGCCGCTTGTGCTGCTGAAGCTGGCAGCCGGCCATCAGCCCGTAGGCGTTGTTCCTACATGCACCATCCCTACCTTGCGCTCCGCAGGGGCGAGGCACCCGAAACAGGAAGTAGTAGATCGCCAGAAGCGAGCCAGCGATGATGAAGGGCGCGACTTTGACTTTGTCGTCCACTAGCCACCAAGCCGCCATTAGGCCGAGGAGCAGCGCGTATCCCCAGTACTTCGCGATGAACCCCTTGTTCTTCTTCGTCTGGGCCACTCACGGACCGTACCGACGGGTGAGGACGATGGGATAGAGAGACATCAATGACGGCAAGTAACGCGACCCTGTGTTGACAACGCAGGGTCGCCGATTCCGGCATAGGCGCCGCGCGGGGGCATCGCCATAAGACTGCCGCACCATACCGAGACACGCGCTCCCCGCCAGCACGCCGCCGGATCGAATCGATCTCCTTGGGCTAGAACTGCGGGAACCATTGCGAATCATGACAGGTTCGGCTTCAAAGTCCGCGTGCACGTCCGACCCTTTCAATCTTTCGCCTCACTTCAAGCATATTTCTTGCTGCCTCAAGCCCTTCATCGCGGACCGCGTCGTACTCCGCCCATCCTCCTTGACGCTCACTTGCAGGGACAATTTCATACACATAGTCCCCATTTGGCAGGGCATCCGAGCATGCGAAGCCATTTGCACCAAGCCAGACCGTCAGATTTTCGCAGCATGAACGGAACTCAATGAACACATCCTGGACTTCCATATCATCAAAAAACCGCTCCCGCCATCCATCAGTAAACCCGTACAAATCGTCAACCCGTACCCCCCTCCACTTCTTGGCGTTGAATCCATGCTCCAGAAACATCATGGCGCCCTTTTCCCAAGGAAATAGCTTTAGCAGTTCGGCGAATGTATCCTTGTCGCGGAGAGTGGGATGTAGCCGCCGCTCAAGATTCTGAATCTCGACCTTTAGCCCGTCTAGTTGCTCGTCGCGCGTCCGCAGCGCGGAAGCGTGCTCATCGTCACGCTTTTGCAGCTCGGCGATTCTATTCCCCTCACACTTTCGCAACCTCGCGGCAGCTCGATTGGCGAACACTGCAAAAACCACAATAAGTCCAGCAGTGACCCAGAAAAGAACGAAAGGATTCTGCTTTACCCAGTCACGCACGTCGTCAGAGAGCAGGAGGGCCGCGACGGCCGCAGCGTCGGCGACGATGCTAATGATGGTCATGGCTGTCGACGTAGCGACTCGCTCAATAGGGCCTGATGATTGCATAAAGCCAAGGGTAGAGCCGACCATGGAGATCTCTCAGCAACAACTAATCCGACGGTTGCAGGGCTCGAATCCTGCAAATCGTGCCCCCGTTGCTCCAAAAGAGCTCCTGACCAGCGGCTTCGCGGTCAGGGGCTCTCTCGTGCATCTCCGGCTGCGTCCCGCCGTGATCGAGGCTCGGGACGTTCTTCCGAACATCTCCCTGCGGCCCCGGCGTGCTCGTCAGCCGTCGAGCGCTTCGGAGATCCGGCGCTTGGCCGCTTCGTCCTGGCCCACGATGCACTTGGCGTAGATGCGCAGGAGGACTTCCACGCTGTGCCCTGCCCACTCGGCTACCTGGGTAGCAGGGACGCCGGCGTTGAGCCACGTTGAGACACAGGCGTGCCGCAGGTCGTACACGCGCCGGGCCAGCGGTGAGGCGTACTCCCTGTCCGTGAGAGCCGTCCGACGCGCCTTCTTCCATGCGCGCCGGTAGGTGATACCAGGCAACTCCCCGCCCTGCTCTCCAAAGAACAGACGTCCGTCCGGTCCCCTGCCGTACGCGACGGCCATGTGAGCCCGCAGAGTTCTCGTCAGGGCGGGCGGACAGGGGACGGCGCGGGTGTGCCCGTCCGCGCGATGCTTCAGGGCACGTTCCTCGCGGAGCGTGCCGCCATCGGTCCACTCGCGGCCGGCGAACGGGGCCGCCGCGGCGAGATGCAGCTCACCCCAACCGTTCGCCGGTTCTTCCCACTCGCCGGTTTCCTCGTTGAGCACCAGGGCTGGGAGGATGACGTTGTCTTCCCGGAGATTGACAACTTCTTCTGGGCGAAGTGCGGCGTAGTACATGACTGCAAAGAAGGCCACGAGACGGGGACCGCTACGTGTTTGCTCACCAACCGCTTTGAGCAGTGCACGTGCCTGCGCGTGGTTGACGACACTTCGCCGGTCCACTTCGTGTGCAACCTTTGGCGGACTCCACTTGAGTTTCTTGATGGGATTCTCGGCGAGAACGCCGATTTCCACGGCGTAATCAAGGGCGTTCTGGAGAATGGTCTTGTTTCTGATGACCGTGCTCGTGGCGGCTCGCTTGCCATTCAGCAGGGACGTTGCGGTGTCCAGCACAGCACGAAGAATTGCCGGGTCGGCAAGCACTGCCACGGGCTGCGAGTTCTCAGCGAGCCAGCGGATAACCTCGGCCACCTCGGGCGAAGCGTCGGCGCGCTGCTTGGTGTTGTACCCCCAGCGTCGCATGGCGGTACGCAGGGCGAGCGCATCCGGCTTTCCAGGGCCGTCAGCCAGCAAGGCCGGCGTGGCAGCGGTGAGTGCCCGTGAGATGTCCTGTCGGTACTTCGCGGATGCGGCTTTCCACTTCATGTCAACGAAGCGGCAGGCGAAGTCGTACCAACTCATCTCGGGCTTGTCCTCACGTGCCCACGAGACGGGTTCTCCAGTGGCCATGCTGAATGCTTCACCGTTGCGGCTGGCGGTTACCAGGGCGCTGCGATAGGCATCCGCTTGTGCTGTCTTCTGGAATGCCTTCTTCCGTGACTTTCCATCGGTCTGCCAAAGAACGCGATAGGAGGTGACCACACCCTTGGCGTTCTTCCGCTTTTCCGTCTTGTAAATTCGGACTTTGTATGTGGTGCCGTTCATCCGGTCAGGTCCTCCAGGCTGGTAAGCCAACGGTCATAGTCGGCGCGACGCACGCGCAGGTCGCCGTTCGGAAGTCGCATGCACCTGGGCGCGCGGCCTTTCTGCCGCCAGTCGTAGAAGGTTGAGCGGCTGATGCCGAGGTCTTCGCAGATGTCCGCGATCGTGAGCTTTTCGGCCCTGGCCACGGGTGTCTCTCCTTGCAATTCGGCGGATTGGGGAGGGGTAGCCGTCCCAGCCGTCCCAGGGTCATTTCTGCTGGTCAGGCTGGGACGGCTTGTCTGGCTGGGACGGCTTAGAGCTCCTAACAGAATGATCTTTGTTGTGCTTTGATCTCTCGCTGTAGCCGAGTGAGAGGACCACGGGTGGCCAAGCTGAAGCCGTGGGAGGTCAGCGACGAGTTGTGGGCGGTGATCGAGCCGCTGTTGCCTCAGCGTCAGCGCCGGTTCCGGCATCCGGGGCGTAAGCGGCTGGATGATCGGCTGGCGTTGCAGGGCATCTTGTTCGTGCTGCACACCGGGATCGCCTGGGAACACCTGCCTCAGGAACTGGGCTTCGGCTCGGGCATGACCTGCTGGCGGCGCCTGGCCGAGTGGAACGCCTCCGGCGTCTGGCAGCGGCTGCACGAAGTGCTGCTCGATCGGCTGCGCGCCGCTGACGCGCTCGACCTCTCCCGCGCCGCGGTGGATTCCTCGCAGATCAGGGCGTTAAAAGGGGGCCGCAGACCGGCCCGTCCCCGGTCGACCGAGGGCGAGCCGGCAGCAAGCACCATCTGATCACCGATGCAGGCGGCGTCCCGCTGGCCGTCATCTTGACCGGCGCCAACCGCAATGATGTCACCCAGCTTCGCCCGCTGCTGGACGCCATCCCCAAAGTCCGTGGCAAGCGCGGGCGCCCCCGGCAACGCCCCGATGCGGTACTCGCCGACCGCGGCTACGACCACGACAAGTACCGCCGCCTGGTCCGCGAGCTGCAGATCCGCCCGCTGATCGCCCGACGCGGCACCGAGCATGGCTCCGGCCTGGGCAAACAACGGTGGGTCGTCGAGCAGACCTTCGCCCTGCTGCACGCCTTCCGGCGCTTGCGCATCCGCTGGGAGATCCGCGCCGACATCCACGAAGCCTTCCTCAAGCTCGCCTGCGCACTCATCTGCTGGCGACGCCTCGCCTCATTGCGTTAGGTGCTCTTAGGCGTCCCACGAGGCGTGTTCGCTGGGACGGCTAAGCCGTCCCACGGTTGGAAGCCGTCCCGCGCTGACCTGCGATGACGAGGCTGGGACGGCTGGGACGGCTTCCCCCCTCGAACAGGGGGATGTCGGCGTTTCCCGTGGTCGGCGGCGTGTCGAGGGCGGGGCAGTAGCGTGCCCAGGCGTCGGTGAAGTCGGCGCGCTGGTAGCCCTTGGCCTGGGTGCCGTCGGTGAAGCGGATGTTGGCCGAGCGGATGTCGTATTCGCGAAGGATGACGCCGAGCTTCATGGCGGTGAGCCCATTGGGTCCGTAGTCGGCCCACGGCGCTTCGGGGTCGGCCTTGAGCCGCTCCAACAGGGTGACGGTGGCTAGGGCGGGGTCGGTGCCGAACGCGGTGCGGCAGTCGGCCAGCAGGCGGACGCGGTTGGAGATTTCGGTGTTGTCGTCGGCTTCGGCGGTGAGGGCGAGTACGGCGGCGCGGGCGCGGTCGGGCCAGGTGCCGCCGGCGTGGTCGGCGACGGTGATGAGGGGTTCCCAGGTGTCGGCGGCGCGGTCTTCCACGGGCATGGGCGGTTCTGCCTTCTCCAGGGTTTCCAGGTCGGCGCGCAGCCATAGCCGAAGGTCTTCGGCGAGCTGGCGCAGGGCGGGGCGGTCGCGGCGGTGCCGGTAAGGCGCTACCGACTCTCCGGGGCCGCGGCGGCGCATGCGGATGACGACGGCGCGGTCTTCGATGGTGTCGGGCATGGCGCCGATTCCGGCGAGCGCGGCCATGGCGAACGTCGGGATGGACTCGACGCGGCCGGTGTTGGCGTCGTACCTCTTTGCGGGGCGGTTGCGCTGGTGGCCGGCGTTGAGCAGGCCGCGGAGGTCTTCGTTGCCGTCGGCTTTGGGACCGAAGATGGTGTCGGCCTCATCGACCAGCATCGTGGGCGGGTCCTCGCTGATGGAGCGGTAGACGGCGGCGCTGCTGGAGTTGACGGTGATGAACGGGTCATGGCACGTGGCCTCGGTCACGTCCAACAGACGGGACTTGCCGCAGCGCTTTTCTGGGGCGCGGATGACCAGGCGGGGGGCGTGCGCCCATGCGGGTTGGGCGTGGCTGGCGGCGATCCACAGGGTGACCGCGTCGGCGGCCTCGGGCGATGGCAGGATCACGTATCGGGTGAGTGCGTCGCGCAGCGCGTCGAGCAGGGCGGCGCCGTCGGGCCTGGTGTCGGGTTGGGTCATGGAACGATCTCCCGGGTGATCGGGTGGGTTGGTCATGCGGTGACGGTGCGGGGGCGCCGGGTGCCGTTTCTGAGCCCGGATGCGACGGTGAGGCGGGTTTCGGTGGCGGTCAGGCCGATGGCGACCCCCTGCTGTTCAAGCAAGGTGGTGACCTCGCTCGCGTCGAGGGCGCCGCCTGCCACCAGTTGGCCCAGGGCGGTGGCAGCCAGGTACAACGTGCGGTTGCGCTGTCCCTTTTTGGCGGCGGCCAGGTGGTCAAGCTCGCCGTTGATCGCGGCGCGCAGGAAGTTGCCGCGCCGGTTCTCGGGCAGGGCCAGGCGGACGGGTTTGGGCGCCGCCGCGGGTGGGGTTGAAAGACGCTTGGACAGCCAGGGGGGCAGCGGGGCCGGGGGCGCGTTGTGAACGACCTCGTAGGCGCCGGTGCCGTCGGGCAGGTTGACGAAGCTGCCGGGGGCGACGACGTAGCCGCCGGCGGCGCGGGTGTCGATGAGCCAGCCCAGGCCGTTGCCCTTGTCGCCTTCGGTGTTGCGTAGCGCCGGGCCGTCGGCAGGGGCGGTGTAGTACAGGTGGGTCCCACGCCGGCGGGTGCGTACCTGGAAGGTTTCGAGGGTGGGGAAGGGTTGGCCGGCGCGTTCGCAGACCAGTGCCAGGACATCGGCGCCGTCTGCGTCGCCCGGCAGGCCGAGAGAAGGCGGGGGCGTAGCCCCTCCTTTTGGGGTGTCCAGGTCCAGCACGACCAGGCCGGAAGGGCCGCACGCTATCCCGATGTTGAACGGGCCGCGTGCCCACCATCGCCGGATGGTGGCGGGGTCGGTGGTGGCGCGTTCCTCCCAGGAGTCGAAGCCACGCGGGGGAACCTTGTCGCCGGGGGTGAGGGGGAAGACGTGCCAGCCGCGGGCGGCGGCGGCCAGGGCGTACCGCAGGGTCGGGTTGGTGCTCATGACGCCGGTGACCTCCTGTGGTCGGACGTTGTGGCGGTCATGCGGTCATGCGGTCAGTCGGTGGCGCTGTCGGCGTGCAGCCACAGCACCAGCAGCGCGGCCAGGTGGGTGACGTGGCGGCGTAAGGCGTGGTCGCGGGGGTGGCGCCGGTGCTGGCGGGCGGTGGCGATGTGCCGGGCGATCTCGCCGAGCGCGGCGGTCGCCTCAGTGAGCCGAGCGCTGTCGAAGTGGTAGGGGGTGGCGGCGTCGTGCCGGGCAGCGCGAAGGCGTTCGATCTCGGTTCGGATGTCGTGTGTAGCGGCGGCGTGGCGGCGGTCTTGGGCGTGGTCGTGGACGGCGGTCACGATGAACTCGGCGACGGCGCGGCAGTCTTCGGCGTCGGCCACTTCGATGTACAGGTCCCATTCCTCGTCGCCGGCGGCGATGGCCCATCGGCCGAACGGGTGTCCGGCGGGGTTGCATTCGGCGGGGACGACGCGCCAGGTCTGGAGGTCGTGGGTGCCGATCTGTTGCCGGGTGGGGATGGTCGGGCGGTCGGTGTCAGGTGTGGGCATGGTGGGGATGCTCCTTTGGAGGTGGGGTTAGCGGGTGCCGTCGCGGTGGAGGCGGCGGGCGTAGACGTACAGGCGCCAGCCGATGCGGGGGCGCATGCCGGTGCCGGAGCAGGTGCGGCAGGTGCGGTTCTTGCCGGGGCGGCAGTGTCGGCAGGTGCCCCAGGGGGAGAGCAGGCACCGGGCGATGTAGCACACAGTGACGATGGGTAGGCAGAGCAGTAGCGCGGTGATGAGGAGGGTCACGGGTGGCTCCTGGGCCGTTTCCGGGGCTTTGTGCAGGTGGGCGCTAGCGTGCTAGTCGGCTGGTAGATCAGCGTTTGGGGTGCTAGCGGGGGTGCTACCGGTAGCGGGGGGAACCGCTACCGGTAGCGCTGCGATGGGGTCATCCGGCGGGACGATCCCGGTTACGTTCGGTGACGAGTTCGGTGATGCGGTCGCGGTCGATGCCGCGCCGGTTGATCTGCTTTCCGTCGATGCGTCGGCTGATCTGCACGGTGTCGATGCCGTGCGGTTTGAGCGCGGCGGCCAACTGGTCGCTCTCCCATCCGCCGTAGATCTGCGGGCGCAGCTCGGCCAGGCGGGTGACCACGACTTCCGACCACACCTTGCCCTCACCGGCGGGGACGACGGCCAGGATGTCCGACAGCAGATCGAACGCCGGCGCGGCGGGTTCGGTGTCGCCGATGGCGTGGCCGGACAGGGTGCCGGCGGCGGTGCGGGCGGCGTGCGCGCGGGTGACGATCCGTTCGGAGGCGGGTCCATCCAGGTAGGCCGAGCGGACGATCTGGGCGTCTTCGGCGGCGCCGACCAGGTAGCCGATGCCCTTGTCCCGCACGGTGAACGTGGTGGCGCGGATGCCGTTGCGGTACGCACTCGTGCCTAACACCATGTCGTTTTCGACCTGGCCCATGACCCGCAGGCAGAACCGGATGCCGACGTTGGCCGACACGCCGGTGGGGAGGCTGTCTTTGTCGGGGCGCTGGGTGGCCAGCAGCAGGATCACGCCCAGGGCGCGGCCTCGCTTGATGATGGCGGTGGCCAGGTCCCCGGCTTCCTTGCCGTACTCGGGGTGGGAGAACAGCTCTTGGCATTCGTCGACGGCGAACACCAGCGGGTGCAGGCCAAGCGATCGCTTAGCCGCGAGTTGAGGGGTGACCTTGTTCTCGGGGCAGATGTCGCGAGGCAGGTTCGAGATCGTTTTGGCGCGGCGTTCCAGGTCCTTGTAGACCTCCCGCAAGCTGAGCAGGCAGGCATAGATGGTGTCGTCGTCGGGGCCGGAACCGTAGTGGTGGGCAACCGACTCGAACACCGACAGGTCACCTGATCCCTTGAGTTCGAACAGCCGCAGTTCGGCGGTGGGGTCGAGGGCGGCGGCCAGCAGCAGCACGCGCAGGGCGAAGGTCTTGCCGGCGCCGGGCATCGCGCCGATCAACACGTTCGCGTACATCAGGGGGATGGTGACCGGGCGCATGCGCTGGTCGTGGCCGAACACCACCGGCTTGAACAGGTCGGCGGTGCCGGTCCGGGCCAGCGGCCAGGCCGGGGCCTTGGCCGATGACATGTCCTGGTCTCCGACCCATAGCACCAGCCGTCCGGCGTGCTGCCCGGGGGCCGATTCTGGCCATACGCAGCCGAGGGGGCGGCGCAGGCCGGAGGCGAGCCGGTCACGGCGTTCCATGATGTCGGTCACGGTGACGCCGAGCGGCAGGTCCACATCGGCGCGCCAGCCGGGGCCGTCACGGGTGATCGGTGCGGGGAAACCGATGCCGCGTCCGCCTTTGCCGGTCGCCTTGTTGATCTCGGCGATACCGAGCGCGGCCAGGGCATCGATCACGACGGTCGAGGTCAGCCGTTCCACCTTCGTGGCCACCACGGCGCGGTCGATGAGCGGCCGGTCCGCCGGCGCGCCGAGCATGCCCAGCAGGGCCACCAGCGCGGCCACCGCGCCCCATTGGGCCGACGTCGGGGCGGCGGTGGCCAGCAGCAAAGACGAGATGCCGAACACGATCGCGGCCAGGATCGCCACCGGCAGGCGAAGCCGCACCCGGGCATCGCGCTGCCGCGACAACTTCAGGTAGGACTCAGGGTCTTCCCTGCGCACTGCCGCCAGCCGTATCGGCTCGCCCTCCAGATCGAAAGTCCAGCGGACAAAGCTGGCGACGGTGCGGGCCAGGCCACGCGGGGACCGGGCGGCCAGCCGTCCGGCATACAGCGGGGAGCGCGCGGCGTGGTAGCCGGTCACGTGCAGGTAGTGGCCACCGGCCCATGCCAGGGTGTCCACCGCTTCGGCACGGGAACGCAGCCACATCGGGACGATCGCCCGGCGCGCCTTGACCTTGTCAGCCAGCTCGGCACGCCAGTCACGGCCATCGGTGCCGGGCGGGTCAACACGCGGCGCCGGGCCGTCGCTGTCCTCCTGGCCCTGGTCCGCGGCGGGCGCGGCGGGTGGGTAGGGGTGGCGTCCGGCGCGGGCGGTCTCGATCGAGACGACCTCAGCGCCGGGGCCGTCGTCGGTCCGGTCCATCGCGGTGTTGTCGGGGAACAGGTCCCGATCTGGTGCGGGTCGGTCGCCAGGCTGGTTGGGCGGGGTCATGATGGGGTCACCTCGTACGTGTTGAAGCGGGCGGGGTGGCGGGGCGCGGCCGTTGTCTTGGCGGATGGGGCCGCGTCCCGCGTCGTTGCGGGGATGGTGAGGGGCATGGCGGTGGGGGTGATGCGCAGGCCCGTCACGCCATCCCCTCGGCCAGCAGGGCGTCACGGACGGCGCGGGCGTCGTCCATCCCGCACCTGAGAACCTGTCGAAGCTTGTAGGCGCTCGGGGTCGCGGGCAGCTCTCCGGCGGTGATGAGTGCCCGTGCCCGCTGCACCAAAGCGGGCATCTCGATCACGGACGGCCACGCCGTGTCGGTCGCGGGTGGCCTTACCGGATCATGGGTGTTTTCGCCGTACGTAAGGCCGGTAAGCCTGTCGTCGGTGCCGTGGTGCAGGTCGGTGAACGCGGCCAGGATGATGGGCAGGGCGGTCACGACGGCAACGGCGACGATCGGCCCCAGCACGTGCAGCACCAGCCGGGAAAGGCTGAACTCCTCGGCGACCCAGGGCAGGTAGGGCCAGGCGTTCATGCCCAGGGTGAGCGCCAGGAACAGCCACTCGATCCGCACCAGCGTCCGGGAGGCGATGGGCTGGCCACGGGTGGCCAGGTAGGCGCGGGAGCCGACCACCACCAGCAACGCCAGGGACATGAACGGTTCCACCAGCCAGGCGAACACCCACGACGGCGACCACGCGCCGGCGCCGTCGGCGGCGAAGTGCTGGACACCCGCGGTGGACCAGGCCAGCGCCAAAGTGAGCGACACCATGGCCGCGCACACCACCACGCGGCGCATGCGGGCGGCCTGCCAGGCGCGCATGGCCGGGTCCTGCCCCAGCGCGTGCAGCCGGGCGGCCTCGTGCGCGGCGCGGCGCCGCTTGC
The window above is part of the Sphaerisporangium rubeum genome. Proteins encoded here:
- a CDS encoding FtsK/SpoIIIE domain-containing protein, with protein sequence MTPPNQPGDRPAPDRDLFPDNTAMDRTDDGPGAEVVSIETARAGRHPYPPAAPAADQGQEDSDGPAPRVDPPGTDGRDWRAELADKVKARRAIVPMWLRSRAEAVDTLAWAGGHYLHVTGYHAARSPLYAGRLAARSPRGLARTVASFVRWTFDLEGEPIRLAAVRREDPESYLKLSRQRDARVRLRLPVAILAAIVFGISSLLLATAAPTSAQWGAVAALVALLGMLGAPADRPLIDRAVVATKVERLTSTVVIDALAALGIAEINKATGKGGRGIGFPAPITRDGPGWRADVDLPLGVTVTDIMERRDRLASGLRRPLGCVWPESAPGQHAGRLVLWVGDQDMSSAKAPAWPLARTGTADLFKPVVFGHDQRMRPVTIPLMYANVLIGAMPGAGKTFALRVLLLAAALDPTAELRLFELKGSGDLSVFESVAHHYGSGPDDDTIYACLLSLREVYKDLERRAKTISNLPRDICPENKVTPQLAAKRSLGLHPLVFAVDECQELFSHPEYGKEAGDLATAIIKRGRALGVILLLATQRPDKDSLPTGVSANVGIRFCLRVMGQVENDMVLGTSAYRNGIRATTFTVRDKGIGYLVGAAEDAQIVRSAYLDGPASERIVTRAHAARTAAGTLSGHAIGDTEPAAPAFDLLSDILAVVPAGEGKVWSEVVVTRLAELRPQIYGGWESDQLAAALKPHGIDTVQISRRIDGKQINRRGIDRDRITELVTERNRDRPAG
- a CDS encoding bifunctional DNA primase/polymerase codes for the protein MSTNPTLRYALAAAARGWHVFPLTPGDKVPPRGFDSWEERATTDPATIRRWWARGPFNIGIACGPSGLVVLDLDTPKGGATPPPSLGLPGDADGADVLALVCERAGQPFPTLETFQVRTRRRGTHLYYTAPADGPALRNTEGDKGNGLGWLIDTRAAGGYVVAPGSFVNLPDGTGAYEVVHNAPPAPLPPWLSKRLSTPPAAAPKPVRLALPENRRGNFLRAAINGELDHLAAAKKGQRNRTLYLAATALGQLVAGGALDASEVTTLLEQQGVAIGLTATETRLTVASGLRNGTRRPRTVTA
- a CDS encoding DUF3631 domain-containing protein — protein: MTNPPDHPGDRSMTQPDTRPDGAALLDALRDALTRYVILPSPEAADAVTLWIAASHAQPAWAHAPRLVIRAPEKRCGKSRLLDVTEATCHDPFITVNSSSAAVYRSISEDPPTMLVDEADTIFGPKADGNEDLRGLLNAGHQRNRPAKRYDANTGRVESIPTFAMAALAGIGAMPDTIEDRAVVIRMRRRGPGESVAPYRHRRDRPALRQLAEDLRLWLRADLETLEKAEPPMPVEDRAADTWEPLITVADHAGGTWPDRARAAVLALTAEADDNTEISNRVRLLADCRTAFGTDPALATVTLLERLKADPEAPWADYGPNGLTAMKLGVILREYDIRSANIRFTDGTQAKGYQRADFTDAWARYCPALDTPPTTGNADIPLFEGGSRPSRPSLVIAGQRGTASNRGTA
- a CDS encoding conjugal transfer protein TraI; amino-acid sequence: MTTATPAPEPTPEDIARGLADLEHHLAVNTPAPSATSPAGATRETRRVQRLRAEVAEAHQLARLQSDDAPLLLDTPKVRKRRRAAHEAARLHALGQDPAMRAWQAARMRRVVVCAAMVSLTLALAWSTAGVQHFAADGAGAWSPSWVFAWLVEPFMSLALLVVVGSRAYLATRGQPIASRTLVRIEWLFLALTLGMNAWPYLPWVAEEFSLSRLVLHVLGPIVAVAVVTALPIILAAFTDLHHGTDDRLTGLTYGENTHDPVRPPATDTAWPSVIEMPALVQRARALITAGELPATPSAYKLRQVLRCGMDDARAVRDALLAEGMA